The following coding sequences are from one Diospyros lotus cultivar Yz01 chromosome 7, ASM1463336v1, whole genome shotgun sequence window:
- the LOC127805516 gene encoding LOB domain-containing protein 40-like, translating to MKMSCNGCRVLRKGCTERCTLRPCLEWINCPEAEANATVFLAKFYGRAGLFNLINAGPPHLRPSIFKSLLYEACGRIINPIHGSVGLWWSSNWHCCEAAVQAVLSGSPIIPIPADDAAAAAHPMMPIVDSDIRHLNKDPRSENQRAHVQPRFKRTGGRGRSRSQQDTVAEFAAEPGRFSFSGSGSSHSEGLNQFYASGSQDDSMLSESQAEESQADLELSLGFNPVWRIPRSNGGGSDGF from the exons ATGAAAATGAGTTGCAATGGCTGCAGAGTGCTGAGAAAAGGCTGCACCGAGAGGTGCACTCTCCGGCCATGCCTCGAATGGATCAACTGCCCCGAAGCCGAAGCCAACGCCACCGTCTTCCTCGCCAAGTTCTACGGCCGCGCCGGCCTCTTCAACCTCATCAATGCAGGCCCCCCGCACCTCCGCCCCT CGATCTTCAAGTCACTGCTGTACGAGGCTTGTGGGCGGATCATCAACCCGATACACGGGTCGGTGGGGCTGTGGTGGTCCAGCAACTGGCATTGCTGCGAGGCAGCGGTGCAAGCCGTGCTCAGCGGCTCGCCGATCATACCGATCCCCGCGGACGACGCCGCTGCGGCGGCTCACCCTATGATGCCTATCGTTGACAGCGATATCCGCCACCTCAACAAGGACCCCAGATCGGAGAACCAGCGGGCCCACGTGCAGCCCCGCTTCAAGCGCACCGGCGGCCGCGGCCGCAGCCGTAGCCAGCAGGACACTGTGGCCGAGTTCGCCGCCGAGCCTGGCCGGTTTTCCTTTTCTGGATCCGGCAGTAGCCACTCTGAGGGTCTGAACCAGTTCTACGCCAGCGGCAGCCAGGACGACTCGATGTTATCTGAAAGCCAAGCTGAGGAAAGCCAGGCTGATTTGGAGCTGTCTCTGGGTTTCAATCCTGTTTGGCGAATCCCTCGTTCCAATGGCGGCGGCTCAGATGGGTTCTGA